The proteins below come from a single Mya arenaria isolate MELC-2E11 chromosome 8, ASM2691426v1 genomic window:
- the LOC128243782 gene encoding interferon-induced protein 44-like: protein MSTAWRNIQYESFEKAMVGLKESISAIQAKRLNVVLVGHTGAGKSCFINSICSISRGRIVNVASTRNATSGDVGTYQLTLIKSRKGELLQNVFLYDTMGFTGTFDDDEKGIGNEDLRDVCLGRLKKGHTFVSKADGGKRDTMKDTSAYRSSNAEEPENQCAADNDARKPHCVVFVVSAETLTQDTDTVIQKKLRKLYTYVPQDVAKIAVITKLDRVCDDVHKDIKNIFTSNEVQKAVKRAEEVFGLQENQVFPIVNFVSDMDVENDKGVPMLYALKFILSSALDRAEEREESSDEDD from the exons ATGAGCACCGCGTGGAGGAATATTCAATACGAGTCGTTTGAAAAg GCAATGGTTGGCCTGAAAGAAAGTATCAGCGCCATCCAAGCAAAGCGTCTAAACGTTGTCCTTGTTGGGCACACCGGTGCAGGGAAATCCTGCTTCATCAATTCCATCTGTTCCATTTCTCGAGGAAGAATTGTCAATGTGGCTTCCACGAGAAACGCAACTTCCGGGGATGTTGGAACATACCAG ttaactCTGATCAAATCAAGAAAGGGTGAGCTTCTCCAGAATGTGTTCTTGTATGACACCATGGGATTCACGGGGACGTTTGATGATGACGAAAAGGGGATAGGCAACGAAGACTTACGGGATGTTTGTCTTGGTCGACTGAAAAAGGGACACACA TTTGTAAGCAAAGCAGACGGTGGGAAAAGGGACACCATGAAAGATACGTCCGCTTACCGTTCGTCTAATGCAGAGGAGCCAGAAAATCAATGTGCGGCAGACAACGATGCGAGAAAACCACACTGCGTAGTTTTCGTCGTCAGCGCAGAGACACTAACACAGGATACTGACACAGTCATTCAGAAGAAACTCCGGAAACTATACACATATGTGCCTCAGG ATGTAGCCAAAATCGCCGTTATAACGAAGCTCGACAGAGTTTGCGATGACGTGcataaagatattaaaaatatcttcACAAGTAATGAAGTACAGAAAGCAGTAAAACGAGCTGAAGAAGTGTTTGGTCTGCAAGAAAACCAGGTTTTTCCCATCGTCAACTTCGTGTCAGACATGGATGTTGAGAATGATAAAGGTGTGCCAATGTTGTACGCACTGAAGTTTATTCTCAGTTCCGCACTCGACAGGGCTGAGGAGAGGGAAGAGAGCTCGGACGAAGATGATTAA